A window of the Lactuca sativa cultivar Salinas chromosome 5, Lsat_Salinas_v11, whole genome shotgun sequence genome harbors these coding sequences:
- the LOC111894349 gene encoding HIPL1 protein, translated as MKNILPLLKKRGCVGKLPAQYLPNPDLGFLCQLKPCSDNGTNCCNSNDLQPPKGLCLEKLGNSSYVHMAPHPDGSNRVFVCNQQGKIWLAMVPEVNGGSTFTQSLLIDESDPFLDLSDQVQFATEMGLMSMAFHPNFTTNGRFFVAYNCDKFQQPGCEGRCSCNTDVNCDPSKVTSLQETSPCQFHIVVSEFTTNGTTASSKLSWKGRVNSVEVRRIFTMGLPFEAYHAGQILFGPDDGFLYFMIGDASHDNDPYNFAQNKKSLLGKILRLNIDIIPSEEEISRLGLWGNYSIPKDNPYTTTDKQLGPEIWAMGFSNPWRCSFDSERASVFICGDIGKNQYEEIDVIKKGGNYGWRVYEGPDPVHVPYAPGGYTPPSSITPVFPVAGYGHDSVDTKKGPASIMAGYIYRSATDPCLYGWYIYSDLYNYAIWAAIETGKNSESFKSFSVAFGCAHDSPMECGFKPGVHQVPDLGYVVSFSEDNNKDVYLLTTSGVYRVAAPSRCGYPCSKERYSNLTKMPSSGTLLLMAADLVASFVSLMLFVLLLIS; from the exons ATGAAGAACATTCTTCCATTGTTGAAGAAACGTGGCTGTGTCGGGAAATTACCAGCACAATATCTCCCAAATCCGGACCTAGGGTTTCTCT GCCAATTGAAGCCATGCTCTGATAATGGAACCAACTGTTGCAACTCAAATGACCTTCAACCTCCTAAAGGTCTATGTCTTGAAAAACTTGGAAACAGTTCCTATGTCCACATGGCTCCACACCCTGATGGCTCAAACCGAGTTTTTGTGTGCAACCAACAAGGTAAGATATGGTTAGCCATGGTTCCTGAAGTGAATGGTGGTTCCACTTTCACCCAAAGTTTACTGATAGACGAATCAGACCCTTTTCTTGATTTAAGTGATCAAGTGCAATTCGCAACAGAAATGGGACTCATGAGCATGGCATTCCATCCAAACTTCACCACTAATGGCAGATTCTTTGTTGCTTATAACTGTGATAAGTTTCAACAACCTGGATGTGAAGGCAGATGTTCATGTAATACAGATGTAAATTGTGATCCTTCAAAAGTCACATCTCTTCAAGAAACTTCCCCTTGCCAGTTTCACATTGTAGTTTCAGAGTTCACTACAAATGGCACAACCGCTTCTTCAAAACTTTCATGG AAGGGGCGTGTGAATTCAGTTGAAGTGAGAAGGATTTTCACAATGGGGCTTCCATTCGAAGCATATCATGCTGGGCAGATTCTGTTTGGCCCTGATGATGGATTTTTGTATTTCATGATTGGTGATGCTTCACATGATAATGATCCATACAATTTTGCACAAAACAAAAAATCATTACTTGGAAAGATACTGAGGCTCAACATCGACATCATcccaa GTGAAGAAGAAATAAGTAGGCTTGGTTTATGGGGAAACTATTCAATACCAAAAGACAATCCATACACCACCACGGATAAACAACTTGGGCCTGAAATTTGGGCCATGGGTTTTAGTAACCCGTGGAGGTGCAGTTTTGATTCAGAAAGAGCTTCTGTTTTCATATGTGGAGACATTGGGAAg AATCAATACGAAGAGATTGATGTAATCAAGAAAGGCGGGAATTACGGGTGGCGTGTTTACGAGGGTCCGGATCCAGTACATGTACCCTATGCTCCTGGAGGGTACACCCCACCAAGCTCCATAACTCCAGTATTTCCTGTAGCAGGATATGGTCATGATAGTGTTGATACAAAGAAAGGTCCTGCTTCAATTATGGCTGGCTATATTTACCGTTCTGCCACTGATCCATGCTTGTATGGCTG gtatatatacTCGGATTTATATAATTATGCTATATGGGCAGCTATTGAAACGGGTAAAAACAGTGAGAGTTTCAAGAGTTTTAGTGTTGCTTTTGGGTGTGCACATGACTCACCCATGGAATGTGGGTTCAAGCCAGGGGTGCACCAGGTTCCTGATTTGGGGTATGTGGTGTCATTTAGTGAAGATAATAATAAAGATGTGTATCTGTTGACAACTAGTGGTGTGTATAGAGTTGCAGCCCCGAGTCGATGTGGCTACCCTTGCTCCAAGGAAAGATATTCGAATTTGACGAAAATGCCCTCGTCTGGAACGTTATTGTTAATGGCTGCAGATTTAGTGGCATCTTTCGTCTCTCTTATGctgtttgttttgttattgatttctTGA
- the LOC111894346 gene encoding uncharacterized protein LOC111894346 yields MGRKKRNVATRSKAATPADNPHQLQLSVGNDHDGDGDVSSLTTEHKLSVNSSIVHEIQPNLENEVSLAIESDGYSAVKIECEKALNALRRGNHTKALRLMKEMCAKHENKAYLALIHRVQGTVCVKVASIIDDPNAKQRHLKNAIESAKKAVMLSPNSAEFAHFYANLLYETANDGKDYEDSVHECERALCIKNPIDPGKESLQDESQQKISSADARIGHVQNELRALLQRANLGTISSWMKNLGNGEEKFRIIPIRRAPDDPMDVRVVQARRPNDIKKASKTDEERKKEIEVKVAAARLLQQKQELSLSQTEGDKASEPSSGPGQRIERRKNGKVRKNASNAERKESILPFWKSMSVDLKKDMFKIKISDIKAHFRSLKDGLAYEIISEALSFGVSNNDWKFWMCCRCNEKFSDPESHKQHIIHDHVDSLPPKLQAVLPPIVDSEWSEMLLTFPWKPLDVNASVRMIELQPNFDCVPIEWDEDEVHKGDFNPNSWPSSNDIERTKLLEKIKSLFHLLIKHKCLAASHLTKVIQFAIEELHPQLLNCNVEQSPICICFLGAIELKKVLVFLQELSNSCGVGRYSEKGNAMEELHLQSVTQGIGMAERIVFNEDSSTLLLDENRLSHHDDDDDGDDDDEDDDSFLSWIFLGPTSREQLTNWTRGREEKVNQGTEIVQMLGKELSHLQSLCDRKLEHINYEESLQLVEDLCLQEGKRRENPTEFVCQSYESVLRKRRDELVDHDNEVNCVNRFEVDALTNILKEAESLNVYGGLSVSVSMSSHVYDLESGEDNWRVNDYLHQLDSCIEVAIQKQKEQLSVELSKIDARIMRNVSGMQQLEAKLGPLCGHDFALIVVPLVKSYLRAHIENLAEKDATEKSDAAREAFLAELALDSKKGTKQINKRKNKEYRKMKDAKATSTCDSESVDEDGVDMNKHEDEAMRRKMELEAEERKLEETLEYQRRIEDEAKQKHLAEQQHKSNSRVQVFDVFKNQTNGHVEDSSRKTKAEDVDEKRFQADLSKAVRQSLDVFHSHYEGGEEDSCVTSIEAVEDNVYGTGLKNEVGEYNCFLNVIIQSLWHLRRFREEFLSTSTSAHVHVGDPCVTCALHDIFKALNTASTDSKSQAVAPTALRIALSNLYPHSSFFQEAQMNDASEVLGVIFDCLHKSFISSGSRSSVISDIEEKENSRMGMGEWECENKGRCTAHSLFGMDIFERMNCYNCGLETRRLKYTSFFHQINANSLRTMKVMCPESCLDELLNLVEMNHQLGCDPEDGGCGKLNYIHHILSTPPHIFTTVLGWQNTCESVEDIKATLAALSTDIDLSVLYRGLDPNNRRNLVSVVCYYGQHYHCFAYSHVHQRWVMYDDKTVKVIGRWEDVVSMCEKGHLQPQVLFYEAVN; encoded by the exons ATGGGTCGTAAGAAGCGAAACGTCGCTACTCGCTCCAAGGCGGCGACACCTGCTGATAATCCTCACCAGCTGCAGCTTTCCGTGGGTAATGACcacgatggtgatggtgatgttaGCTCACTCACTACGGAACACAAATTGAGTGTGAATTCGTCGATTGTTCATGAGATACAGCCGAACCTAGAAAACGAAGTCTCGTTAGCGATTGAATCAGATGGTTACTCTGCTGTGAAAATCGAGTGCGAGAAAGCTCTAAATGCGCTTCGACGTGGGAATCATACCAAAGCCCTGAGGTTGATGAAGGAGATGTGTGCGAAACATGAGAACAAGGCTTACTTGGCGTTGATTCATCGAGTTCAAGGGACTGTCTGTGTTAAAGTTGCTTCCATCATAGATGATCCCAATGCTAAGCAGCGGCATTTGAAAAACGCAATCGAGTCCGCTAAGAAGGCAGTGATGCTATCACCAAATTCCGCAGAGTTTGCACATTTTTATGCAAATCTGCTGTATGAAACAGCTAATGACGGAAAGGATTACGAGGACTCGGTGCATGAGTGTGAGCGTGCTTTATGTATCAAGAATCCAATAGATCCTGGGAAGGAGAGCTTGCAGGATGAAAGCCAGCAGAAGATCTCCTCAGCAGATGCAAGGATCGGGCATGTCCAGAATGAGCTTCGTGCATTGCTTCAGAGGGCCAATCTTGGTACTATTTCAAGTTGGATGAAGAATCTAGGGAATGGGGAGGAGAAATTTAGGATTATTCCTATCAGGAGGGCTCCCGATGACCCCATGGATGTAAGAGTAGTTCAAGCCAGAAGACCAAATGACATCAAGAAAGCAAGCAAGACAGATGAAGAACGAAAGAAGGAGATTGAGGTTAAAGTGGCTGCAGCAAGGCTGTTGCAGCAGAAACAGGAGTTGTCCCTATCCCAAACAGAAGGGGATAAAGCTTCAGAACCTTCTTCAGGGCCTGGTCAACGAATTGAACGTAGGAAGAACGGAAAGGTGAGGAAGAATGCATCTAACGCTGAGAGAAAAGAATCTATTCTCCCTTTTTGGAAGTCCATGAGTGTGGATTTGAAGAAAGATATGTTTAAGATAAAGATATCGGATATCAAGGCCCATTTTAGATCACTAAAAGATGGGTTGGCATATGAAATCATTTCTGAAGCTTTATCCTTTGGTGTGAGTAACAATGATTGGAAATTTTGGATGTGTTGTCGATGCAATGAGAAATTTTCAGATCCTGAATCACACAAACAGCACATTATACACGACCATGTGGACAGTTTACCCCCAAAATTACAGGCAGTGTTGCCTCCCATTGTTGATAGTGAATGGTCAGAAATGCTTCTTACCTTTCCTTGGAAACCATTAGATGTGAATGCTTCAGTCAGAATGATTGAATTGCAACCAAATTTTGATTGTGTCCCAATTGAATGGGATGAAGATGAAGTTCACAAGGGAGATTTCAACCCTAACAGTTGGCCTTCATCTAATGACATCGAGCGAACAAAGCTTCttgaaaaaataaaatctttattCCATTTGCTTATCAAACATAAATGCCTTGCAGCTAGTCATCTTACTAAAGTTATACAGTTTGCAATTGAAGAGCTACACCCTCAGCTTCTTAACTGTAATGTGGAGCAATCACCCATTTGTATATGCTTCCTTGGAGCTATAGAGCTTAAAAAAGTGCTTGTATTTCTTCAAGAACTTTCTAATTCATGTGGGGTAGGTAGGTATTCAGAGAAAGGTAATGCCATGGAAGAGTTACACTTGCAGAGTGTCACACAAGGGATTGGAATGGCTGAAAGAATAGTTTTCAATGAAGACAGTTCAACTCTCTTGTTGGATGAGAACAGGTTATCacatcatgatgatgatgatgatggtgatgatgatgatgaagatgatgattctTTTTTGTCCTGGATATTTTTGGGTCCCACAAGTCGCGAACAGTTGACAAACTGGACAAGAGGTAGAGAGGAGAAGGTGAATCAAGGAACAGAGATTGTACAGATGCTTGGTAAGGAATTGTCCCATTTGCAAAGCTTATGTGATAGAAAGTTAGAGCATATAAACTATGAAGAATCATTACAGTTAGTTGAAGATCTTTGCCTACAAGAAGGCAAGAGAAGAGAGAATCCAACAGAATTTGTTTGTCAAAGTTACGAGTCTGTATTGAGGAAACGAAGAGACGAGCTTGTTGACCATGACAATGAAGTCAACTGTGTTAACAGATTTGAAGTAGATGCCTTGACTAATATTCTAAAAGAAGCAGAATCTTTGAATGTTTATGGTGGTTTGAGTGTGAGTGTGAGTATGAGTTCTCATGTATATGATTTGGAATCCGGTGAAGATAATTGGAGGGTGAATGACTATCTCCATCAGTTAGATTCTTGCATAGAAGTTGCAATCCAGAAACAAAAAGAACAGCTGTCTGTTGAG CTTAGCAAAATCGATGCAAGAATCATGCGAAATGTGAGTGGAATGCAGCAGCTTGAAGCAAAGTTAGGTCCTTTATGTGGTCATGATTTTGCACTCATAGTTGTGCCTCTTGTAAAATCATATTTACGG GCACATATAGAGAATTTAGCAGAAAAAGATGCAACAGAGAAATCGGATGCTGCTAGAGAAGCTTTCTTGGCTGAACTTGCTTTAGATTCTAAAAAGGGGACAAAGCAAATTAATAAAAGAAAGAACAAGGAATACAGAAAGATGAAGGATGCAAAG GCTACAAGCACTTGTGACAGTGAAAGTGTTGATGAAGATGGTGTTGATATGAATAAACATGAAGATGAAGCTATGAGAAGAAAAATGGAGCTTGAAGctgaagaaaggaagcttgaagaAACATTGGAATATCAaagaagaattgaagatgaagctaAACAAAAACATCTTGCAGAACAACAACATAAAAGTAACTCAAGAGTACAagtttttgatgttttcaagaaTCAAACAAATGGACATGTGGAAGATTCTTCTAGAAAGACTAAAGCAGAAGATGTTGATGAAAAAAGATTCCAAGCTGACCTGTCAAAAGCCGTCCGCCAAAGCCTtg ATGTGTTTCACTCACACTATGAAGGTGGGGAAGAAGACTCGTGTGTGACATCTATTGAAGCTGTTGAAGACAATGTATATGGTACAGGATTGAAGAATGAAGTTGGTGAATACAACTGCTTTTTAAATGTTATTATAcag TCTTTATGGCATCTGAGACGTTTCCGCGAGGAGTTTTTGAGCACGTCCACGTCAGCACATGTCCACGTTGGCGATCCGTGTGTGACATGCGCATTACATGACATATTTAAAGCTTTAAACACAGCTTCTACAGACTCAAAATCCCAAGCTGTTGCCCCTACTGCTCTTAGAATCGCTCTCAGCAACTTGTATCCACACAGTAGCTTTTTTCAAGAG GCACAAATGAATGATGCTTCTGAAGTATTGGGAGTTATATTTGATTGTTTACACAAATCATTCATATCATCTGGTTCTAGATCTAGTGTTATTTCTGATATTGAGGAAAAGGAAAACAGTAGAATGGGAATGGGGGAATGGGAGTGTGAAAATAAAGGGAGGTGTACAGCTCATTCGCTTTTTGGAATGGATATTTTTGAAAGAATGAATTGTTATAATTGTGGGTTGGAAACAAGACGTTTGAAATACACCTCTTTCTTCCATCAGATCAATGCCAATTCCCTTCGCACCATGAAG GTTATGTGTCCAGAGAGCTGTTTGGATGAGCTGTTGAATCTTGTTGAAATGAATCATCAATTAGGTTGTGATCCGGAGGATGGTGGCTGTGGGAAGCTTAACTacattcatcatattctttctaCTCCGCCACACATTTTCACAACag TACTTGGATGGCAGAATACTTGTGAAAGTGTTGAAGATATAAAGGCGACATTGGCAGCCTTATCCACTGACATTGATTTAAGTGTTCTTTATCGTGGCCTTGACCCAAACAACAGGCGCAACCTTGTTTCAGTG GTATGCTATTATGGGCAGCATTATCATTGTTTTGCATACAGCCATGTTCATCAACGATGGGTCATGTATGATGACAAAACTGTCAAg GTAATTGGAAGATGGGAGGATGTGGTTTCAATGTGTGAAAAAGGGCATTTGCAACCTCAGGTTCTCTTTTATGAAGCCGTAAAttag